In Jatrophihabitans endophyticus, one DNA window encodes the following:
- a CDS encoding DivIVA domain-containing protein: protein MAEHNSDLLPLYDSSRGFDSAMRGYDRAQVDREITRLDDDLRVTAAERDSAAARSADLAAQLASSQAQVESLRRQLRAASETITSANVDEKVTQILQSAAADGAKVRADAQTRAEQVTNGAADAAARTRAAAQAEAERIIGEAQERMTEAEETFKRRIAEAEAHKAEVEAALAESEERTRSEEARLSAAAEAERERLDAEAGAERTRVTTESTAERERLDAEAKATRERTDEDFEITLRLRRTAAHEELTRQKRDADAAARQTVADARAAATQLVADATHEVRRLHGVRDETHAQLEALQARLRASLDESLAATPDEPALPRSAAGAGSTAPGPQPEAQPTVDA from the coding sequence ATGGCCGAGCACAACTCAGACCTGCTGCCGCTCTACGACTCGAGCCGCGGCTTCGACTCCGCGATGCGCGGGTACGACCGCGCCCAGGTCGATCGCGAGATCACCCGGCTGGACGACGATCTGCGGGTCACCGCGGCCGAGCGCGACTCGGCCGCGGCCCGCAGCGCCGATCTCGCCGCTCAGCTCGCGAGCTCCCAGGCGCAGGTCGAGTCGCTGCGCCGCCAGCTGCGCGCGGCCAGCGAGACCATCACCTCGGCCAACGTCGACGAGAAGGTCACCCAGATCCTGCAGAGCGCGGCGGCCGACGGCGCGAAGGTCCGCGCCGACGCACAGACCCGGGCCGAGCAGGTCACCAACGGCGCGGCCGACGCCGCCGCCCGCACCCGGGCCGCCGCCCAGGCCGAGGCCGAGCGCATCATCGGCGAGGCCCAGGAACGGATGACCGAGGCCGAGGAGACGTTCAAGCGCCGCATCGCCGAGGCCGAGGCCCACAAGGCCGAGGTCGAGGCGGCCCTGGCCGAGAGCGAGGAGCGCACCCGCAGCGAGGAGGCCCGCCTCTCGGCCGCCGCCGAGGCCGAGCGCGAGCGGCTCGACGCCGAGGCCGGGGCCGAGCGCACCCGAGTCACGACCGAGTCCACCGCCGAGCGCGAGCGGCTCGACGCCGAGGCCAAGGCAACGCGGGAGCGCACCGACGAGGACTTCGAGATCACCCTGCGGTTGCGACGCACCGCCGCGCACGAGGAGCTCACCCGACAGAAGCGCGACGCGGACGCCGCGGCCCGGCAGACGGTCGCCGACGCGCGCGCCGCCGCCACGCAGCTCGTCGCCGACGCCACCCACGAGGTGCGCCGGCTGCACGGCGTCCGCGACGAGACGCACGCCCAGCTCGAGGCGTTGCAGGCCCGGTTGCGGGCCTCGCTCGACGAGTCGCTCGCGGCCACGCCCGACGAGCCCGCCCTCCCCCGTTCCGCGGCCGGCGCCGGGTCCACCGCCCCCGGGCCACAGCCCGAGGCGCAGCCGACGGTCGACGCCTAG